Below is a genomic region from Argopecten irradians isolate NY chromosome 14, Ai_NY, whole genome shotgun sequence.
AAAATACCCGTAacacagaagaaaaaaatacccCACACAACAAAGCATTgatcttcaaaataaaaaagagcAAAAATGTTCGTAATCTCTTTTTCTGACCATCTCATCatctttgatgtttatttttatccTTCCCCAGGTGAATGGCTGATTAAAGTGTTTGTCAACGATAGACAGGTAAACTCGTGTCCCATGGACGTCAGTGATCCCTCACAGGTCAAGGTCAGCGGTATAAAGCAGGGCATTGTGGGAAAACCGCAGACATTCAAAGGTGCGGGCATTCGAAAAATTGGCGATAAAGCGTCTATACTACCCTATGATTTTAATGTGATATTTCGGTTACATGTAGTTTGAGAGTTACCTAAACACATTTCAGTTAGGTGTctgattttgttttctatttcaatttcaataaaaccatatatatttcaatgaaatcgCAAAAATGGACAAAAGGCAAGACATGAGTAAGTCATATCGCTGCTTTGTGGATTTTTTATATGGCAATAAGTCATCAAGTTACTGTTTTGGCGAATAAGACAGGCATGATTTCAGTTTGACAATGAATCACCTTATCACTATATTGCTTAAATACGATACAGTAAAGTTTTGCAAGAGTTGTATGCAAAGTTAATGTAGATAATAACATAGCATGGTTACATATTTTCTAAAAGTGTTACAATTTGGTGAATGGATGTTATAACGTAATATATCTTCCTTCAGTGGACTGTCGTAAGGCTGGCTCGGGTGAAGTGGAAGTTCAGATTGATCACAAACGTGGAAATGTTCCGTGTTACATTACTCGGACAGACACCAACATGTTCCAGGCCAAATACACCCCACTGTATCCCGGGATACACAGGATGAGAGTCAGCTTCAATGCCGCCGATATCAGAGGTGGGTGGTGCTAATGTAACAAATAACAAACTATGTCAACTGAAATAGATTAACCAATTATATAACGAAGGGGTTCAGAATAAGCGGTTCAGTTTTAACTCTCTCTATATCAATGTGAATAGTTTGTGTGTTAAGCAACAAACCTAATTTGATATACTTATATGTAACAAGAATGGTCACCGATAATATCGCCAAAACCCAAAGCAGCATACTAGTCACgatatacataaaatatcagatttatttgtaataaatattatttttgacaaGTTGAAACGAATGGtttattttaaatgtgtgaCATATATGTAACATTCCGGTTTTTTAATGCAATACAATCAATACACAATCGTGATGAAATCGATATGAATCTTATGCCCCAACTGAATATGTCCTTCATTTTCTGTACTAGTAACGTACTAGTAACTTCTTTGTAATAAATACTATTTGTGACTATAAACATTTCAATTTGGTGTCGAAATTTGAAACGaattgttgttttaaatatgTGACATACATTTCACATTCCGGTCATTTAATGCAATATAATCAAATCGATGAAATCGATATGAATCTTATGTTCCAACTAAATATGCCCTACATTTTCCGTTTTTATCTGATAGAATCGGACTTCATCATCGGAGAAGGAAGCGATGGGATGCACAGACGGGCTGTGTTTGAGACTGAGATCACAGACGATGATGATGGGTTGACAAAGACAGTAAAAACAGCGTGTAAGTGTCCAATGGTTGGAATGTCATCCGGTTTATGATTCACTTAACTATATACGATGAGAAGTATTCTTTAATGATAGTAAATCGTTCTTTgacaattatttaatttattacaaCCTGACACTAGTTTCATTCTTTTCGTATGATTAGAGAATGAAATACTCCAAATCATTGTTTAACCCACAACTCATAAAggatatacaatatgtatatagaaACATTCTGTTATATTCTTCTAACAGTACCGATtacaaaaagtattttatttctcTTAATCCcctaacaaaaataaaacagacaaaaataaagaagaagaagagaaagAAAATAAAGTAAGGTATAAAGAATAGTTTAGCATGGTTTAAGCTTACGAAGTAAATTGACAATaagtaataaaacataattaatagGAGTTATAAttgtcagaaaaaaatacaagtGGATTTTTGTTAAAAGGCGAATGTGTTTGTAACTGTGAATGGAATAATCTACGATCAATTTTAAGCAAACAAAAAAGATGTGTTTATTCCATACAGGTGACTGGCAGGTAGACTATGTAACGGGAGGACCTATCGAAGTTAACATGAAGGATACGTGTGATGTTAAGGTTTATAGCATGAAAGATGGGACGGTTTGTGCCTCTCCTCATCTCATCGGTAAGTAGATACAAACACTCACAAAGTGGCCttcataaattatatttataagaaatttatttaaatcCCATGTATCTATCGACATGATTTGAAATAGAATATTTGCATAATTAAGTTATCATATGTAGGTATtgtttgataatgaaatatgaaaaaaagatcaatttgataatacataGATTTGTCGTAATGTTGTTAACTTCATCCAATTTATCCTTATTCTCCCAACGCCCAATCCTTttcagtggactgtacagattCCCCTAATGGACGACTCGAGGCCAACGTTCTCCATAACGGGATAAGGTTTCCCGCAGAGATCAACGAGGAAAAACCGGATGTCTATCGAATCGTGTTCCGACCACGTGGTCCAGGTCTGTACAAGGTTTTCGTCGTTTACGATGGCGTAAATGTCAAAGGTGAGTGTTTCGTATCACACAATTTAGTGTAGACGTATACATTTTGGCAAAACTTTTACAGAGAAAATATCTTCGTTACTATGATTCTACTATTCAATTAATGTCAGTATTTTGTTAATGTTGGTCTGATCAATCAATAtgacttgaatatatttttgttcCGGTTTATGAATAGAGAAATTTAAGTGTTATCGTTTTTGATGACACTTCGTTTTCCTGTTATTCTGCTATAGGGTCACCATTCATACAGGAGATAGATGAACTGACGTCACCCAAAGCTACAGGCGAGGGTCTGGTCAAAGGAGTCAAGGATTCCCCGGCCAAGTTTAATGTAGACGCCCGAGGATTCTCGGGAGATTTGTCTGTGATTATAGCAGGTACGTTACATGTATGATTATGATTAAAGACACTAGGTTCTAGATGTTGATCGATTTAaagttaacaaaataaaaaagctTTCACGAAGACCGCTGTGTCCCGATCGCTGAGACCCTCGGTTCACCATTGCCAACATTTGTTTTACGTCATTTCGTCACCTGTGATTGCGACGTAAAAACAGAATAACACAGCATGTTGCGTTATCCCTATACAGTGCtagtttgttttaaaatatggtAATTGAAATAATGTCAGTGCAAATTGTAAATATGATTTTCTCTGGTGGTATATGTCTTGGTACTTTTGCATGTATTACACGGTAGTTATGTTTTGTCTGTGCTGTAGGCCCTAACCAGCCTGTACAGTGTACCACCACGTCGGAGGAGGACGGGACACACACAGTAGTATATACTCCGACAGATGTCGGACTCCACAGGATCAACATACGTCTAGACGGCAAAGAAATCGACAGTAAGTACGATCAAACTAAATCCACTGGGCATATTCTATCTGGAAACTTACTTTGTCGTTGTAATTACGTTACACTCGAAATCTTCCCTTTCGACGTGTGCATATTACAGTAACTATATGTCATTTTAATGATAACTTCACACTGTTTCCTTAGATTATCCATTGATTTCTAAAAATATGCATGGATGTAAATACTATTTAATATAGTCACTTATACATTTCTTTCTCTTCCGAATAACTCTTGATATCAGCTCCTTTTAAATCCTTTTTAGCTTGCAAAACCATATTTGCACTTGGATGTGGATGACGTGCCTTcttacaaatcattaaatatattgctactttttgaaattttacagaCAGTCCTTTTAAGCCGAGAATAGTGTGTCCTTCAAGAGTGAGAGTATCTGGAGGCTGGCGCCCCCTGGTGGACGATAGAGACCGGATACCTTTAGTGGTTAACAAAGAGAAACAGATTCCTTTCGATGCTAGTGAGGCTGGCCCAGGGGAGCTAACTGCAGATATACACGGTCCTAGCTTTAAGGTTCCTAACGCAGTAGATTCTAGAGGGTCCGGTAAACATATACTGGTGTTTACTCCTAAGGAAGAAGGTATTAatcacaaaaacaatattttctcTATTAACACTCTTACCATGTTGgtaaacataattatgatataaatagAAAGCAAGATGTAAATTGATCTGTACTGATATTAATATATCTTATTATTTTCTGTATGATTAGTCTTGAAATCATGAAGGCATTTAGCAGTTTTTGTAAAATTACCACGACTGTAAACATTTTTACGgttaatatattgatattaaatacATTATGACATTACCTCTTGTctaattatattattaataaGTTTGTTTCTTCAACGTTTCCACACGACAGGTAAACATTATATAGATGTGCGGTGGAGCGGCATGGCCCTCCCTAACACTCCCTATCTGGGGTTCGCCACTCGCCAACTCGAGGGAGTCACGGACGAACAGCCCTCGTTCCAGTCTATCATCCTACTCAAGAATCCGGATGGAACCAGGTAAACTACGTAACATTGGTTAGCTTTCTACGGCCATAACATGTCTTGGATCAATCTCctttacaattatatatttcaaaaataaacgtCATCAATACGCCAAAATACGTCACAAATTTTAAGAATTTGAAAGAAGGGGTTTCTtgctttaaattaaaaacattttagaatAGTTACTTTGTCAGCACTAGCTGTTATGTACAGTACATTACACGTATTGTCTCCCGTGTGCAGCAGTGACAGTGATAGTCCTGACGGGAATGATGCTCGGAAGAAGAAACGACGTGCCGTCCGTAAAATCCCCAGTTACACTAGCTCTGACTCTAACCGTCGACCTCCCAGAATCACTGTGCTACGTCATAGGTCTGACGTAGGGTACCCTCCAAACCCGCGCCTCCGCGTCCTAAAACACCAACGTGAGTCATATCACATGAGCCATACAAACACATTCATAAGAAACACTTGTAAACgtaaaataatgttataaagcttttcatttaaaattgcattttgaccaaattaaaaagtgatattttttgttgtttagttTAGTAAAATTTAACAAAGTAACATATAAAAGAATAAATCTTCAAAAAAAGTATATTCTGATGCGTATCAACATGTTGtgcatttaaaatataaaatatcaacaacTGTATTACTTGACCAATGAGAGTCACTGATCAATAGATCATAATAGTAACAAAGGTTTCTTATAGCGAGCCTGCGGTCCAGTACCACCGTAACAGATGATGAGTCTGGAGTGGGCGGTCCCCGGATTGCAGCTGTATATGTCCCCACTAGTCCGAGCCTGAGTTCACGCTCCTCGCGCCCTCCTTCCTATAAGGTTGACGACAGTCATCACAACGGGCCAAAGTTTCCTTACGTGGCCCCAAAAGTGGTATTAACAGGCCCTGGTCTAAAGGATGCCTGGGTGGGAAAACCGACCGTGTTCTATATAGACGGCACAAATGCACCGAAAGGTAAGAAACAGTAGGTCTACATAGAACAGGCCATGATTACGTGGGGATTAATATGATGATTGTGGTGAAGAGTGCACATAGCAATCACGGTTGTTTTTATCATTAGGTACACACCGTGATATCTCAAAATGGATAAACATCAATGATTTCATCTTTCATCTAATATAAAAGATAAATGcaaattttatgaaacatttcatttcattgaaCAAATGCATGAATGTTACAATCAATTGATTGACGCAGATACTGTTTACATGAGTGAATTAATTTTATAGATTACAAAAGTTTTCGCGAGTTGGTACTATTCCACCAGTGAAttgtcaatatattttattccACCTGTGAAttgttaatgtattttattcCACCAGTGAATTCTCAATGTATTTATCTATTACACGTTAATACACCGATGTAAAAGTTGGAGAGCGACGTattgtggtagaatcaaatctTGTGTACCTCCAAAAACATGTTCATGTCATGTTCACGCCCTTCTATATATAGTGATATTTGATTACACATTTATTTATGTCCGTTCCCAGGAACTCCCGATGTACATATGAGCAGTGTTAACCATGAGATAGATGTGGACGCCAGTCCGACAGGCCCTCAGTACTACACGTGTTTCTATACACCAAAGGTAAGTCGATTGATGAGATAAACAAGCCATTCCATACTGCTATGATACTTCTATTAAACTGCACTTTCATTTGTAAACTCGTGAGTTTTGTTTTTTCgttagcatttttttttatttctaaagtcCTAACTTAAGATGTTTTTATATCAACAACTATTAAGCATAGGTGATATTAGTAATGGCATGATGATGCTATTCAATCTTCTATAgatgtatgttttattgaacAAACAATGTTATAGCTGTTGACTTAAGAGTTTGTTTGCTGATGATTTCAAATCGGTGATCACCTTGAAAAAGTCAAAACATgagttatattttcatattgttattcaataatacttatgatggttttttttgtaatgatataattaaacttataattactaaaaaaatggcggccattacaatTCCAACCTTTATAAAGGTTTGTAAACACAAACATAGCTACCTGCATTATACAGGCCTGATAAAGTTTTAAGCCTGATATGTAATTAAATTGCGCTAATGACTTGATCTGAAGTAATGTTTGTGAGCTTTTGAAAGTGCTGAAATGTTATTTGATGACCCCGTGTCAATCGGTTATCTTCCAAAAAAAAACTCTGGTGAATACTGGAGGTTGTATCTTAAAGCTGACACAAGCTACACGTGATTGAAATTTTGTCATAGATTTCTCAGAATCAATCTACAAACGGCGATGAGCACTGTATAAATTAGAATTATTTACCTcgaataaataaacaaaacaagtaAAATTTACTCTGTTGTTGTTTGGACACAGGAACCTGGTGCCTACCTCCTAGACATCGGCTGGAACAAACACCCCCTTAAATGTTGCCCTTTGAAGGTAAACGTCCACAAATCGCCCGAGCAAAGATCGCCAAGCATCCGCACCACCAGTGTGACGGAAGTGGAACCACTAAACAGAGAACCACCACCGATTGAGCCTATCAATATTCGGGAGGGCGTGGTCGGACGGCCGATCACCGTCAGTATCGATACCACCAAGCTGGAGCCAGGTATGATCTCTAACCGTAGAAAGGCGTGTAATGAACATAGTAAACATTTTAAAGAATAAGATCTACAACTCATACTCAATGCAAAAAATCAtccaaatgaaatattgaaaaattgaaacGCATCTTAAAGTAATTACTGGCAATGTGTATAGTGCTAACAATTGAAACTGTACACAGGTGTGCAATAACTAGTATCGTTACCTATTGTACGTGGATCCTTAGTGAGTTCGACAAACAAGGATATGAGGTCATGCATGGTACTTATAAAATGTGATATATTTCAGttcaattattaaaattacaattatttttgtacaattttgattaTCTGGACCACATTTTCTTTGTTGTTACACGGCCACTGCGGTTATTCGTTGATATGTTCtgttatatcattttatctGGTATATGTCTAGATTCCTGTCTGTTAATATAAGGGATCGATAGTATTTATTCTAAAAATTCTTTCTGTAAAGAATGATTCCTGTGTACTAGGAATCAGTTTCATTTTTGACAACTTTGTTTGTgatttgataaattgatataGGTCAATTCAATTTAATATGAACTTTGCTTAATCGCTAAACTCAATTAAGTCGAAGTGTATGTTTAACTTTAGTAAAACATATGTCTTTCTTtatcttttaaaacatttataaatacattatgttcatttgcaaatattttatttcgtCTTCGCAAATTTAgaacatttacacatatataacCACATACTAGACTATAACTCAAAATATGtatgaaattataaaacaaaaatgaaacatattttcGAAGTACATTaacttaaaaataaattcaaaatccattcttcaaaataattatcatcaatttgtaatttaatttctaaaatcAACTTACGATCTCCTATAGTGTCAAGTAAAAAACACCCGGAAACATTATATATCAAGCAAAACTATAACATGTGACTCTTTTATATTTCCAGAACCTAGTAAGTATGATGTAACCATTGTATATAGTGGATGGCATGCGTCTGTATGTACAGTCCCAGCATGTACCGTAATTAGCGTCTCCTGGGTTGattacagtattatatatatcctTTGTCGTGTTGTCTATGGCTCCATGGCATGTTTACCTGTCTACAGCCCCTATCTAATGATGAACCTTGTTAATTAATGATTAACTTAATTAGATTATGATGTTTaaggagatataacacaaaaattttagtgtactctaaataaaatGGGAATCAGGTTATAATGTGAGTacattcatatttttgtgttatatcttcataaaTAGTATAAATCATAAGATTTATTCAGAGTAATTCTTGttattcaattaatttttatattatgatatCTTCAAAATTCCATATTCATCTCTTGACTCTTTGTTCTaggaaatcattacgccgttttATCAGCCAATCAGTAGTGAACTTTAAAACATCGACGTTATATCTCATTTCGGGataataaagtaaataaaagaCTTGATGCAAACAAAATggaatatatctttttttaaatataatttgttgtattttaaaactgaaacaatttgtattttttgtgtcaaaTACGAAGTTCCGCATTTTACGTTTTTGCTAAGAGGCTTGTAGTAATTATGTCTTccagtatgtatatatgtattgggGTGTTCGCCTACAATATACTGTGTTTTACTGAGCATTACTAAACTTTataaaaaactgttttaatgCCGacataaatttattatttttctgtcatttttgtttattttattttttgtcatttgtattttaatagtttttatttGCATGCTGGGATAATTGTATTTAGTTTCCTTCTAAAGTTCtttgaatacaaaaaaaaagcGTAGCGTAGAGTGGTTATCTTTCATTCAAGTTCTCTTTTGTGGTCTCGAACGTATATACAGTTAATCTGGAAGATTTTGGCTGATCAATCTCGGACCCATTTGTTATACACATGGGTAACACTCGTCAAGGAACCAGCTTATATTTCATGATTGCATGTTTTGAACATATCTTCTAGAACATTGTAATAATCTGCGAGATATCATTCTTTAACCGTCATATCAGGaagtaaatgattttatatttacaacatCTATGTCAAAGAGCCGGCACGCACTGTTATTGGGTTAAGTGAGCTAATAAACAACTAAAATAAATGAGGTAAAATTAAGACACGCAAGAAAACTCTTTAAAACACACATGAAAGTAAAGACCAATAGGTTTAGTATCGTATGGTTTATTAAAagtatcatttttgttttacacagGTGAGTTGAGAGTGAACTGTACTGGACCTAACGGTGAGACAGTACCTGTAGTATCGACTCCTCATACTGACGGCACACTCAATGTCCAGCTCCGGCCAGTCGGACCAGGCAGACATATACTTAACGTCCGACTCAACGACAAACATATATACGGTCAGTGGGATAATCTGTGTAGTGGTATATGCTATTTTAATGACAAAATGTATTCAATGTACACCATTCAGGTTATTCTGCCAGGTTTATCCATGGACGGATATCGTTGGAGAGACCAATTATATGTGAAATAGGACAATTAATCTTTTAAAAGTGGCAGGAACAAGTGCAGCAACATtgatttgcatttttatcgtcaacgtaaaatgaaaaaaagaaatgtgtTCCATGCATTTCATTAAGTATATCACATTGCTTGGTACTCTTAGTTTGATTAACACCATTTATGATGTACCCAAAAAACTAAATTTTCTTGTTGCCTGCTGTATATCCCATGCATATTAATATACTTTAAAACGTTACGGATTTGAACCTGATCCTGTCGCCATATTTAGTGTGTCCTTTCGACCTTTCCAGACAGTCCATACGCTATAGATGTGAAGGTGAACACGACCATTGGTACTGTAGACGTGTACGGGCCGGGTATATCTAATGGCATTCTCCCTCAGTTCGAGGGACAGTTCTGGGTGGACGCTACCAACGCCGGGGCAGGTGAAATTCACGTCAGCATCATGGGTCCGAAAGGTAAGTCACGCGCCAAACGAAATTGAACGTCACGGGACACTGAGAAAGCAAGAACATTTCAATTTTGCGACACTTTAATTGTGTGGTAAAGTAAGCAAATGAAGAATGAATGACTCAcgttacattgtatttgtatacCAACCGTCGACGTAATTTCTCGTTCTTAGAATCAAACGACAAATTCACAGCAACTttatttcttgatttatatACGCTCATTCCAATCGGCTGTGCCTTTGTTTGCATATTTCACagttatttgttttacaattgatagtcaacaaaaaaatataattacacGCGAAAATTGGTTGGTTCGTCTGATGATTATGATAAAcgaaaataacttttaatattCCCTTGGTCAATCCTACCCTATCTATCTATTACTTTTTATAAGGTGCTT
It encodes:
- the LOC138307200 gene encoding filamin-A-like; amino-acid sequence: MSLMNGSHGPLVPTDNVQWMQIQRDTFTNWVNEQLKSKGSEIHDLRTDFADGVKLVALVEALKRQKLPGTVSKPSNQYEKLQNITVALEGIAADNVRIINIDSKEILEGNHKLILALIWQLIIRYQIGLSNIQHRNWMLAWLQAVLPECNITNFTTDWTDGSALFALLDFCVPGLFPDWRSCDRSDRENNCRKAMKLAKQQFGIPLILRPEYMASPELDEMSAITYLSYFMKVGAPGYNSCLQRLQPLVRNTTVFNFTTDWNDGRVLCELVSNLGASIPSWPEGNVSSIDLLQQGINGGKRLNVEPVVTAADMAEEETEHLGIMAYAARFLHLNPVAGKLFGDTSQQVIVLEKRPSTSIEKRPSLRQMYHIPLPPVPTGNRNAVRVVNRETTTKVVYSRDMEPTIRTYTVNPEPEQIVYTVDPQPVKALYANPQQTVTVRHHQYRDPNPQQTVTVRHHRQREPDPSYYVMSPTPHRVNERDETRIYSLMNATVGDKLEKTFNFVRRPSLRAATKSELLEDHGVKIETYSVGVIITEKHHDIVSKDEVRVEALSPTGRLIKMTGDGCYHANFSADEIGEWLIKVFVNDRQVNSCPMDVSDPSQVKVSGIKQGIVGKPQTFKVDCRKAGSGEVEVQIDHKRGNVPCYITRTDTNMFQAKYTPLYPGIHRMRVSFNAADIRESDFIIGEGSDGMHRRAVFETEITDDDDGLTKTVKTACDWQVDYVTGGPIEVNMKDTCDVKVYSMKDGTVCASPHLIVDCTDSPNGRLEANVLHNGIRFPAEINEEKPDVYRIVFRPRGPGLYKVFVVYDGVNVKGSPFIQEIDELTSPKATGEGLVKGVKDSPAKFNVDARGFSGDLSVIIAGPNQPVQCTTTSEEDGTHTVVYTPTDVGLHRINIRLDGKEIDNSPFKPRIVCPSRVRVSGGWRPLVDDRDRIPLVVNKEKQIPFDASEAGPGELTADIHGPSFKVPNAVDSRGSGKHILVFTPKEEGKHYIDVRWSGMALPNTPYLGFATRQLEGVTDEQPSFQSIILLKNPDGTSSDSDSPDGNDARKKKRRAVRKIPSYTSSDSNRRPPRITVLRHRSDVGYPPNPRLRVLKHQPSLRSSTTVTDDESGVGGPRIAAVYVPTSPSLSSRSSRPPSYKVDDSHHNGPKFPYVAPKVVLTGPGLKDAWVGKPTVFYIDGTNAPKGTPDVHMSSVNHEIDVDASPTGPQYYTCFYTPKEPGAYLLDIGWNKHPLKCCPLKVNVHKSPEQRSPSIRTTSVTEVEPLNREPPPIEPINIREGVVGRPITVSIDTTKLEPGELRVNCTGPNGETVPVVSTPHTDGTLNVQLRPVGPGRHILNVRLNDKHIYDSPYAIDVKVNTTIGTVDVYGPGISNGILPQFEGQFWVDATNAGAGEIHVSIMGPKGAFRVEMMRSSQKTKVFHCRYSPIEPGMYTINVFWSGKHIKQSPYTVLLGTSDADLDRMVLERKASIIPGPPSLRGSYKYIPASDESGIMY